One region of Thermus albus genomic DNA includes:
- a CDS encoding glutamine synthetase/cystathionine beta-lyase binding protein — protein MPTFIVLSTLTDDGAETLVKNPERVKEVNQELERDFGVKVVAQYAVLGPYDFVNIVEAEDALAVARAMLHLSARGSVRTTTLEAIPVADLIAKLK, from the coding sequence ATGCCCACCTTTATAGTGCTCAGCACCCTTACCGATGACGGCGCCGAGACCCTGGTGAAAAACCCCGAGCGGGTCAAGGAGGTCAACCAGGAGCTGGAGCGGGACTTCGGGGTCAAGGTGGTGGCCCAGTACGCCGTCCTTGGGCCCTATGATTTCGTCAACATCGTGGAGGCGGAGGATGCCTTAGCCGTGGCCCGGGCCATGCTCCACCTCTCGGCCAGGGGGAGCGTGCGGACCACCACCCTCGAGGCCATTCCCGTGGCTGACCTCATCGCCAAGCTCAAGTAG